The following coding sequences lie in one Apium graveolens cultivar Ventura chromosome 3, ASM990537v1, whole genome shotgun sequence genomic window:
- the LOC141712435 gene encoding tetratricopeptide repeat domain-containing protein PYG7, chloroplastic-like: MLLHSNASAPLHLYSHGSHNVLVNLIYTTHKYPVSEFQSRGSTQPRIPIKPKFKNHKLSLQIYGRRLPILPLMSSRRYKDSLLADDDNMNLKGQLVGVSTFLCGPVSWLASSQAAPASEYAQIDPVYEIGELFELGIQLSYVLSLLGLLGVGTFFVIRQVLVRRELDLSAKELQEQVRSGDASATELFELGAVMLRRKVYPAATKFLLQAIEKWDGDEQDLAQV, translated from the exons ATGCTGCTCCACTCTAATGCTTCAGCTCCTCTTCATCTTTACTCACATGGGTCTCACAATGTTCTTGTAAATTTAATTTATACCACCCATAAATATCCTGTTTCTGAGTTTCAAAGCCGTGGATCAACTCAACCAAGAATACCCATCAAGCCCAAGTTCAAGAACCACAAACTCTCTCTTCAG ATATATGGAAGACGACTGCCCATATTACCACTCATGTCCTCAAGAAGATACAAAG ACTCCCTTTTGGCTGATGACGATAACATGAATTTAAAAGGACAACTAGTAGGTGTGTCTACTTTCTTGTGTGGACCAGTCTCATGGTTGGCATCTTCACAAGCGGCCCCCGCAAGTGAATATGCCCAGATAGATCCTGTTTATGAAATTGGGGAGTTATTTGAATTGGGAATCCAGCTTTCGTATGTGCTTTCATTGCTAGGCTTGCTTGGGGTTGGGACTTTTTTTGTAATTCGTCAAGTACTTGTTCGTAGAGAACTCGACCTTTCAGCAAAAGAATTACAG GAACAAGTAAGAAGTGGGGACGCTAGTGCAACAGAGTTATTTGAACTTGGAGCAGTGATGTTACGTAGAAAAGTTTACCCTGCTGCTACTAAATTCTTACTTCAGGCAATTGAAAAATGGGATGGAGATGAACAGGATCTTGCGCAAGTATGA